The genomic region AACCCCTGTAACCCACTGAATTTATTACTCCCGAAGATTGCGGGTTATGCGAATTGTGTTGCGATTTTGATTTGGGCAACAGCCCGTATAGATTTGGCTGACGGCGCCGACGAAACTGAAAATGTGAAGGGCGGCCCTAAGGTTCTCACTTGCAACGATTATCCCCCCAACAAAAATAATGGCTGCACGGACAAATTGAAAGCTGTAGCTGACAAAGAGGTCGATGACCGTGTCTGTCAACCTTTGAATAGTTTCTATGTCTTCGTGCAGGGCCTTTACCCTCTGTTTGTTAAAAGGAACACGGTGATTTATCTATGCGAAACACGAGAAGGCGGTTGCGTTTTTCTTCGTTGGTCTGGCGACGGAAGTCAACTCCAGGCATAGGCGGCCATAGACAAGACCCCATACATGAATGCCTTGTGCAAAACGCGCCCCTTAGCCCCGGAACCGGCCGCCCCTAAAGGCACGAAGAGGGGCAAAAAATGCTCGGCAGGATAGGGATGGTTTCGTGAGGCAGATGGCCCCTGTTTCTTGTAGTCCAGGAGCACCTCTTCTCGTCCTCCAGTGATGGCCTCTTCCAACCAGGCATCAAATGCTGTGGCATAGTCAGGCGGCACAGAATCAACAGCGTATTTGCGAATATCCGGCAGGTTGTGTGTCGCCCCGCCACTTCCAAGGATCAAAACTTCCTTTTCTCGAAGGGGCTTTAACGCCCTTCCCAAGTCCAAGTGATGCTGTGGATCAAGCTCAGTCTGGACCGAAAGCTGGATTACGGGCACGTCGGCTTCCGGATACATCAACATAAGCGGAACCCATGCGCCGTGATCAAGACCTCGTGTAGGATTTGTCCGTGCTTTGAATCCTGCATGGCTCAGCAGTGACACGGCCTCTTGGGCAAGGTCAGGTTCACCTGGCGCAGGGTAGTGTTTTTCAAAAAGGATTCGGGGCCCGGAAAAATCATGAATTGTCTCCGGGGCCGCCGCAGCTGTCAGTATGGGCCAAACGGCTTCCATGTGCGCTGAAATGCAAATGATGGCCTTGGGACTATCAAACGTCTGGCCAAGTTTTTTCAGGAATTCATGCGTCGGCCCGGGCTTTACAACGATGGCGGGCATCCCATGAGAAACAAAAATCGTGGGCATTAAAGCCATGTTTTTTTCAACACCTTTTTTTTGCATCAAACGGTTTACGATACAAAGAACCACTTCCTTTTTTCTCTTTTTACGGATCTAATAACAGATCTGTTTCCCAGGCGAGTTTTTAGAG from Deltaproteobacteria bacterium harbors:
- a CDS encoding dioxygenase, whose translation is MQKKGVEKNMALMPTIFVSHGMPAIVVKPGPTHEFLKKLGQTFDSPKAIICISAHMEAVWPILTAAAAPETIHDFSGPRILFEKHYPAPGEPDLAQEAVSLLSHAGFKARTNPTRGLDHGAWVPLMLMYPEADVPVIQLSVQTELDPQHHLDLGRALKPLREKEVLILGSGGATHNLPDIRKYAVDSVPPDYATAFDAWLEEAITGGREEVLLDYKKQGPSASRNHPYPAEHFLPLFVPLGAAGSGAKGRVLHKAFMYGVLSMAAYAWS